From one Streptomyces sp. R41 genomic stretch:
- a CDS encoding galactose oxidase-like domain-containing protein → MKDGARRRRARRLAITGAVVVALAGMNGPWLYRFGTDKYHQYTINKPEYKAANGHWDIIDFPQQYRLNTIHAALLHTGKILLIAGSGNNQDNFDAKKFDTRIWDPVKGTIKKIPTPADLFCTGHTQLANGNLLIAGGTKRYETLKGDVTKAGGLMVVHNENPDKPITLPAGTKFTGKKNGKTFVSKDPVLVPRAKKVFDKATGTFLRNDPGLGRIYVEAHKSGQKYETGTQDNYRIQGLTGTDARNTYGIAQKLALDKKDFQGIRDAYEFDPVAERYIKVDPMNEARWYPTLTTLSDGKVLSLSGLDEIGQLVPGKNEVFDPKTKKWTYTKGIRQFPTYPAISLMQNGKLFYSGSNAGYGPDDVGRDPGVWDLASNKFTKLKGLSDPNMMETSGTVLLPPAQDEKYMVIGGGGVGESKLSSKKTRLIDLKAKNPKFVDGPELEKGTRYPQSSILPDDTVLVSGGSEDYRGRSDSNILQARIYNPTSNTFDRVADPLVGRNYHSGSILLPDGRVVFFGSNSLYADKANTKPATFEQRIEIYTPPYLFHGSQPSLSGGPKTIARGASATFTSQHVTSIKTARLIRPSASTHVTDVDQRSIALDFKKTKSGITVTVPKNRNLVESGWYMLFVTDDQGTPSKAQWVKVP, encoded by the coding sequence ATGAAAGACGGTGCCCGCCGCCGCCGTGCCCGCCGCCTCGCGATAACCGGGGCGGTGGTGGTCGCTCTGGCCGGGATGAACGGGCCGTGGCTGTATCGCTTCGGAACGGACAAGTACCACCAGTACACGATCAACAAGCCGGAGTACAAAGCCGCCAACGGCCACTGGGACATCATCGATTTCCCCCAGCAGTACCGGCTGAACACGATCCACGCGGCCCTGCTGCACACCGGCAAGATCCTGCTGATCGCGGGCTCGGGCAACAATCAGGACAACTTCGACGCGAAGAAGTTCGACACGCGCATCTGGGACCCGGTCAAGGGCACCATCAAGAAGATCCCGACGCCGGCCGACCTCTTCTGCACGGGCCACACGCAGCTCGCCAACGGCAATCTGCTGATCGCCGGAGGCACCAAGCGGTACGAGACGCTGAAGGGTGACGTCACCAAGGCCGGCGGCCTGATGGTGGTCCACAACGAGAACCCGGACAAGCCGATCACGCTGCCCGCGGGCACCAAGTTCACCGGCAAGAAGAACGGCAAGACGTTCGTCTCCAAGGACCCGGTGCTCGTACCGCGCGCCAAGAAGGTCTTCGACAAGGCGACCGGCACGTTCCTGCGCAACGACCCGGGCCTCGGCCGCATCTACGTCGAGGCGCACAAGAGCGGCCAGAAGTACGAGACGGGCACCCAGGACAACTACCGCATCCAGGGCCTGACGGGCACGGACGCCCGCAACACGTACGGCATCGCGCAGAAGCTCGCCCTGGACAAGAAGGACTTCCAGGGGATCCGGGACGCATACGAGTTCGATCCGGTCGCCGAGAGGTACATCAAGGTCGACCCGATGAACGAGGCCCGCTGGTACCCGACGCTGACCACCCTGTCGGACGGCAAGGTCCTCAGCCTCTCCGGTCTCGACGAGATCGGCCAGCTGGTCCCGGGCAAGAACGAGGTCTTCGACCCGAAGACCAAGAAGTGGACCTACACCAAGGGCATCCGGCAGTTCCCGACCTACCCGGCGATCTCCCTGATGCAGAACGGCAAGCTCTTCTACTCGGGCTCGAACGCCGGTTACGGCCCCGACGACGTCGGCCGCGACCCCGGCGTCTGGGACCTGGCCAGCAACAAGTTCACCAAGCTCAAGGGCCTCAGCGACCCGAACATGATGGAGACGTCCGGCACGGTGCTGCTGCCGCCCGCGCAGGACGAGAAGTACATGGTGATCGGCGGCGGCGGGGTCGGCGAGTCCAAGCTGTCCAGCAAGAAGACCCGGCTCATCGACCTCAAGGCCAAGAACCCGAAGTTCGTCGACGGGCCGGAGCTGGAGAAGGGCACCCGCTATCCGCAGTCCTCGATCCTGCCCGACGACACCGTGCTGGTGTCCGGCGGCTCCGAGGACTACCGCGGGCGCAGCGACTCCAACATCCTCCAGGCGCGGATCTACAACCCCACGTCGAACACCTTCGACCGGGTCGCGGACCCGCTCGTGGGCCGCAACTACCACTCGGGCTCGATCCTGCTGCCCGACGGCCGCGTGGTGTTCTTCGGCTCCAACTCGCTCTACGCGGACAAGGCCAACACCAAGCCCGCCACGTTCGAGCAGCGCATCGAGATCTACACACCGCCGTACCTCTTCCACGGCTCGCAGCCCTCGCTCTCGGGCGGCCCGAAGACGATCGCCCGCGGCGCGTCCGCGACGTTCACCTCGCAGCACGTCACGTCCATCAAGACGGCCCGGCTGATCCGGCCGAGCGCGTCCACCCACGTCACCGACGTCGACCAGCGGTCCATCGCGCTGGACTTCAAGAAGACGAAGAGCGGGATCACGGTGACCGTTCCGAAGAACCGCAACCTCGTCGAGTCCGGCTGGTACATGCTGTTCGTGACGGACGACCAAGGGACACCGAGCAAGGCCCAGTGGGTCAAGGTGCCTTGA
- a CDS encoding glycosyltransferase family 2 protein: MTSTPTGARQNFDPSETTQLRVPSHRTGGFRRIKKSLPRYDYEHYSRLAGPLTQPDPNKPYKVQYRSLLSQEPHRIRAALMLGAAPLLSLILLGWLLQPEHWTERDYPAYDFLPALDIVMLVSIGLIEFFRCMNVLSNAHATLVARDPIPVVPETGTRVAFLTSFVPGKEPLAMVTKTLEAAVKLRHRGLLHVWLLDEGDDPEVKEVCKRLGVHHFSRKGVAKWNQAKGPHRAKTKHGNYNAWLEAHGDDYDYFASVDTDHVPLPNYLERMLGFFRDPDVGFVIGPQVYGNYDNPITKAAESQQFLFHALIQRAGNAYGAPMFVGTSNAVRIKALKQIGGLYDSITEDMATGFEIHRHKNPATGKKWRSVYTPDVLAVGEGPNAWTDFFTQQLRWSRGTYETILKQYWKGFYSLPPSKLFNYTMMIIFYPMSALNWILAALSCALFLGLGASGVNIDPTVWLMLYGNASALQIGLYIWNRRHNVSPHEPEGSGGVAGMVMSALSAPIYARSLMDAVLRRKSKFVVTPKGDSASPDTLFGTFRIHLFFILVFAGSIVAGVMLGHSHPAMITWATFALLITASPIFAWRWTLRQAKKKPPVPPEAVAVPPQASVPQQEQHAPHAPQHKPTWAATGGNDQTMQITLGGRNK; this comes from the coding sequence ATGACGTCGACGCCGACGGGCGCCCGGCAGAACTTCGACCCGTCAGAGACGACCCAGCTCAGGGTGCCATCGCACCGGACGGGCGGCTTCCGGAGGATAAAGAAGTCTCTTCCGAGATACGACTACGAGCACTACAGCCGGCTCGCGGGCCCCCTCACACAGCCCGACCCGAACAAGCCGTACAAGGTGCAGTACCGCTCGCTGCTGTCGCAGGAGCCGCACCGCATAAGGGCCGCGCTCATGCTGGGCGCCGCGCCGCTGCTCTCGCTGATCCTGCTCGGCTGGCTGCTCCAGCCCGAGCACTGGACCGAACGCGACTATCCGGCCTACGACTTCCTGCCGGCCCTCGACATCGTGATGCTGGTCTCGATCGGTCTGATCGAGTTCTTCCGCTGCATGAACGTGCTGTCGAACGCGCACGCCACCCTGGTCGCCCGCGACCCCATCCCGGTGGTGCCCGAGACCGGCACCAGAGTCGCCTTCCTCACCTCCTTCGTGCCCGGCAAGGAACCCCTCGCCATGGTGACGAAGACCCTGGAGGCGGCCGTCAAGCTGCGCCACCGGGGCCTTCTGCACGTCTGGCTCCTCGACGAGGGCGACGACCCCGAGGTGAAGGAGGTGTGCAAGCGCCTCGGCGTGCACCACTTCTCCCGCAAGGGCGTCGCGAAGTGGAACCAGGCCAAGGGCCCGCACCGCGCCAAGACCAAGCACGGCAACTACAACGCCTGGCTGGAAGCGCACGGCGACGACTACGACTACTTCGCCTCGGTCGACACCGACCATGTGCCGCTGCCCAACTACCTGGAGCGGATGCTCGGCTTCTTCCGCGACCCGGACGTCGGCTTCGTCATCGGCCCGCAGGTGTACGGCAACTACGACAACCCCATCACCAAGGCCGCCGAGTCCCAGCAGTTCCTCTTCCACGCGCTGATCCAGCGGGCCGGCAACGCCTACGGCGCGCCGATGTTCGTGGGTACCTCCAACGCCGTACGCATCAAGGCGCTGAAGCAGATCGGCGGTCTGTACGACTCGATCACCGAGGACATGGCGACCGGCTTCGAGATCCACCGCCACAAGAACCCGGCCACGGGCAAGAAGTGGCGCTCGGTCTACACCCCGGACGTACTCGCGGTCGGTGAGGGCCCGAACGCCTGGACGGACTTCTTCACCCAGCAGCTGCGCTGGTCCAGAGGCACGTACGAGACGATCCTCAAGCAGTACTGGAAGGGCTTCTACTCGCTGCCGCCGAGCAAGCTCTTCAACTACACGATGATGATCATCTTCTACCCGATGTCGGCCCTCAACTGGATCCTCGCGGCGCTGAGTTGCGCGCTGTTCCTGGGCCTGGGCGCCTCGGGTGTGAACATCGACCCGACGGTCTGGCTGATGCTGTACGGCAACGCGTCCGCGCTGCAGATCGGCCTGTACATCTGGAACCGCCGCCACAACGTCTCCCCGCACGAGCCCGAGGGCTCGGGCGGCGTGGCCGGCATGGTGATGTCGGCGCTCTCCGCGCCCATCTACGCCCGGTCCCTGATGGACGCCGTGCTGCGCCGCAAGAGCAAGTTCGTGGTGACGCCCAAGGGCGATTCGGCGAGCCCCGACACGCTGTTCGGGACCTTCCGGATCCACCTGTTCTTCATTCTGGTCTTCGCCGGCTCCATCGTCGCCGGTGTCATGCTCGGGCACTCGCACCCGGCGATGATCACCTGGGCCACCTTCGCCCTGCTGATCACCGCCTCGCCGATCTTCGCGTGGCGCTGGACCCTGCGCCAGGCGAAGAAGAAGCCCCCGGTCCCGCCCGAAGCCGTGGCCGTTCCTCCGCAGGCCTCCGTGCCGCAGCAGGAGCAGCACGCCCCGCATGCGCCGCAGCACAAGCCGACTTGGGCCGCGACCGGCGGGAACGACCAGACGATGCAGATCACCCTTGGGGGACGTAACAAATGA
- a CDS encoding HAD-IIA family hydrolase, with protein MAERKPIESWLTDMDGVLIHEGVPIPGADAFIKRLRESGRPFLVLTNNSIYTARDLHARLQRMGLDVPVENIWTSALATAKFLDDQRPGGTAYVIGEAGLTTALHDIGYVLTDHEPDYVVLGETRTYSFEAMTKAVRLIKGGARFIATNPDETGPSTEGPLPATGAVAALITKATGKQPYFAGKPNPLMMRTGLNAIGAHSETSAMIGDRMDTDVLAGLEAGMETFLVLTGLTTPEEIEQYPYRPSKIVDSIADLVDRV; from the coding sequence ATGGCAGAGCGCAAGCCCATCGAGTCGTGGCTCACCGACATGGACGGTGTGCTCATCCACGAGGGTGTGCCGATCCCCGGCGCCGACGCCTTCATCAAGAGGCTGCGGGAGTCCGGCAGGCCCTTCCTGGTGCTCACAAACAACTCGATCTACACCGCCCGTGACCTGCACGCCAGACTTCAGCGCATGGGCCTGGACGTCCCGGTCGAGAACATCTGGACGTCCGCCCTGGCCACCGCCAAGTTCCTGGACGACCAGCGCCCCGGCGGCACGGCCTACGTCATCGGCGAGGCGGGCCTGACCACGGCTCTGCACGACATCGGGTACGTCCTGACCGACCACGAGCCGGACTACGTGGTCCTCGGCGAGACCCGTACGTACTCCTTCGAGGCCATGACCAAGGCGGTCCGGCTGATCAAGGGCGGCGCCCGCTTCATCGCCACCAACCCCGACGAGACGGGCCCGTCCACGGAGGGCCCGCTGCCCGCCACCGGCGCGGTCGCCGCGCTGATCACCAAGGCGACCGGGAAGCAGCCGTACTTCGCGGGCAAGCCGAACCCGCTGATGATGCGGACCGGTCTGAACGCCATCGGGGCGCACTCCGAGACCAGCGCGATGATCGGCGACCGTATGGACACGGACGTCCTGGCCGGTCTGGAGGCCGGAATGGAGACGTTCCTGGTGCTCACGGGGCTGACCACGCCCGAGGAGATCGAGCAGTACCCGTACCGTCCGTCGAAGATCGTGGACTCGATCGCGGACCTGGTCGACCGGGTCTAG
- a CDS encoding SPFH domain-containing protein: MSTTTSHTPESEGAGTGPDASVSASAPVSASAAAPEGGGTRSARLIQNESTTEIPVHLLFRDDPEPVSVPLTPAVVGRRRGTGEQPRIRRPVPGRAPRPVPEVDPELVEHPARVLPGVAGVLAGACGVAGCVLTSWWSGALPPTVLKALELPGHAGAGLGPAQWAAYAGAGALGLFGFGGLARGRTGRAWVLGLFGRYRGTVRRTGLMWVNPLVLRRRVDVRLRHWRSEPMSVVDANGVALRVVVLVVWRVKDTARATLGVEDHQTYLRECVEAALSRVLSQLPAEAPPAVVKDVTLRNTDAVGEALTRLVAADTAPVGLQVFSAQPTRIEYAPEVAAVMQRRRIAALDAQHRDTVLTSVVDSVEDTVTRLTMRGLVELDDYERKALVKDLTVAFYTGRREASS, encoded by the coding sequence ATGAGTACGACGACTTCACACACCCCGGAGTCCGAAGGGGCAGGGACGGGGCCGGACGCATCGGTATCGGCATCAGCACCGGTATCGGCATCGGCAGCGGCACCGGAGGGCGGTGGTACGCGATCCGCACGGCTCATCCAGAACGAGTCGACCACCGAGATCCCCGTCCATCTGCTCTTCCGTGACGACCCCGAGCCGGTCTCGGTGCCCCTCACGCCCGCCGTCGTGGGCCGGCGGCGCGGCACCGGCGAGCAGCCGCGGATCCGGCGGCCCGTACCCGGCAGGGCCCCGCGCCCGGTCCCGGAGGTAGACCCCGAACTGGTCGAGCACCCCGCCCGGGTGCTGCCCGGAGTGGCGGGAGTGCTGGCCGGGGCCTGTGGTGTGGCCGGATGTGTGCTCACCTCGTGGTGGTCGGGCGCGTTGCCGCCGACCGTGCTGAAGGCGCTGGAGCTTCCGGGGCACGCGGGCGCCGGGCTCGGACCCGCGCAGTGGGCCGCGTACGCCGGGGCCGGGGCGCTCGGCCTGTTCGGCTTCGGCGGTCTCGCCCGCGGCCGGACCGGGCGGGCCTGGGTGCTCGGTCTCTTCGGGCGCTACCGCGGCACGGTCCGGCGCACCGGGCTGATGTGGGTCAACCCGCTGGTGCTACGCCGCCGTGTCGACGTCCGGCTGCGGCACTGGCGCAGTGAGCCGATGTCCGTGGTCGACGCGAACGGGGTCGCGCTGCGGGTGGTCGTGCTCGTCGTCTGGCGTGTCAAGGACACCGCGCGCGCCACGCTCGGGGTCGAGGACCACCAGACGTATCTGCGGGAGTGCGTGGAGGCGGCGCTCTCCCGGGTGCTCTCACAGCTCCCGGCCGAGGCGCCGCCGGCCGTCGTCAAGGACGTGACCCTGCGCAACACGGACGCGGTCGGCGAGGCGCTGACCCGGCTGGTCGCCGCCGACACGGCACCCGTCGGGCTGCAGGTGTTCTCGGCCCAGCCGACCCGGATCGAGTACGCGCCCGAGGTGGCCGCCGTGATGCAGCGCCGCCGGATCGCGGCGCTGGACGCCCAGCACCGCGACACCGTGCTCACCTCCGTCGTCGACTCGGTCGAGGACACGGTGACCCGGCTGACGATGCGCGGGCTGGTCGAACTGGACGACTACGAGCGCAAGGCGCTGGTGAAGGACCTGACGGTGGCGTTCTACACCGGGCGGAGGGAGGCCTCCTCGTGA
- a CDS encoding glycoside hydrolase family 6 protein, with translation MYGTRGAGARASVAVAGAALLLAGCFSSGGDSDKGDGSGSKVTQQPKNSDPFWVNPDGNAAEQVSAFVKAGKKDDAEQIRKIAEQPTGEWIGPENPEQEARGFTEAAEKADRAAILVLYNIPHRDCGQFSQGGAADGNAYRTWIDGVAKGIEDRPATVILEPDAILHLVNQCTPDEYHEERYDLLKGAIAKLKALKNTKVYLDAGNAGWGHPDQIFQPLQWAGIDQADGFSVNVSNFYSTQDSIAYGKQLSAKVGGKHFVIDTSRNGNGPYTGGKADENWCNPPGRALGETPTTKTADPLVDAYLWIKRPGESDGTCKGGPKAGQWWADYALKLAKASK, from the coding sequence ATGTACGGCACGAGGGGGGCCGGGGCACGGGCGTCCGTTGCGGTGGCGGGGGCGGCACTGCTGCTCGCCGGGTGTTTCTCCTCCGGGGGCGACAGCGACAAGGGCGACGGTTCCGGTTCCAAGGTCACACAGCAGCCCAAGAATTCGGACCCGTTCTGGGTCAATCCGGATGGGAACGCGGCCGAGCAGGTCTCCGCGTTTGTGAAGGCAGGCAAAAAGGACGACGCCGAGCAGATCCGCAAGATCGCCGAGCAGCCGACCGGTGAGTGGATCGGGCCGGAGAATCCGGAACAGGAGGCGCGCGGCTTCACCGAGGCCGCCGAGAAGGCCGACCGCGCCGCGATCCTGGTCCTCTACAACATCCCGCATCGCGACTGCGGCCAGTTCTCGCAAGGAGGCGCCGCGGACGGCAACGCCTACCGGACCTGGATCGACGGGGTCGCCAAGGGCATCGAGGACCGGCCGGCCACGGTCATCCTGGAGCCGGACGCGATCCTGCACCTGGTCAACCAGTGCACCCCGGACGAATACCACGAGGAGCGCTACGACCTCCTCAAGGGCGCCATCGCCAAGCTCAAGGCCCTGAAGAACACCAAGGTGTACCTGGACGCGGGCAACGCGGGCTGGGGTCACCCCGACCAGATCTTCCAGCCGCTCCAGTGGGCGGGCATCGACCAGGCCGACGGTTTCTCCGTCAACGTCTCCAACTTCTACTCGACCCAGGACTCCATCGCGTACGGCAAGCAGCTGTCCGCGAAGGTGGGGGGCAAACACTTCGTCATCGACACCAGCCGCAACGGCAACGGCCCGTACACGGGCGGCAAGGCGGACGAGAACTGGTGCAACCCGCCGGGCCGCGCGCTCGGCGAGACCCCGACGACCAAGACCGCCGATCCGCTCGTCGACGCGTACCTGTGGATCAAGCGGCCCGGCGAGTCGGACGGCACGTGCAAGGGCGGGCCGAAGGCCGGCCAGTGGTGGGCGGACTACGCGCTGAAGCTCGCGAAGGCTTCCAAGTAG
- a CDS encoding peptidoglycan-binding protein: protein MAAPVFEEFDPASDCDCPGCVHWRRVMPYSSLSGPLGHPAARKALVLAAAAGTVLGVGQSVPAVAVAHGPARPGVPAGDEPDTPQGGKAPLHGPGGKPAKPAKPSTVAEAPTTTRAEIVNRAKKWVAARVPYDMYAYRPDGYRQDCSGFVSMAWGLPGNEWTGSLSTFGVRISRDQLQPGDILLFHNPDDPERGSHVVLFGGWTDYTHSYYLAYEQTRPHTRKQATPYAYWSNSDRYVAYRYKGLTEGMSGAGAASSDAQNTGYPGDAYFGPGANNAYVTQLGRLLVDRGAGRFYATGPGPRWSDADRQATRAFQRAQGWAGAEADGLPGPETWSYLVGKKGKDIPGAATGDSEAEGSPGTKGSAEGSTDTSGASSHGVSGYPGRAMFRPGAHNAYVTRLGKQLMKKGFGKYYTTGPGPRWGEADRRNVEAFQRSQGWRGGAADGYPGPETWRRLFS from the coding sequence ATGGCGGCTCCGGTATTCGAGGAGTTCGATCCCGCGAGCGACTGCGACTGCCCCGGATGCGTTCACTGGCGACGCGTCATGCCGTATTCCTCGCTCTCGGGGCCCTTGGGCCATCCGGCGGCCCGCAAGGCGCTCGTCCTGGCCGCGGCGGCGGGCACCGTCCTCGGCGTGGGCCAGTCGGTGCCGGCGGTCGCGGTCGCGCACGGACCCGCCCGGCCGGGCGTTCCCGCAGGTGACGAGCCCGACACCCCGCAGGGCGGCAAGGCCCCGCTGCACGGGCCCGGCGGCAAACCGGCGAAACCCGCAAAGCCCTCGACCGTGGCCGAGGCGCCCACGACCACCCGGGCCGAGATCGTCAACCGGGCCAAGAAGTGGGTGGCCGCGCGGGTGCCGTACGACATGTACGCGTACCGGCCGGACGGGTACCGACAGGACTGCTCCGGCTTCGTCTCGATGGCCTGGGGCCTGCCGGGAAACGAATGGACGGGCAGCCTGAGCACCTTCGGCGTGCGGATTTCCCGCGATCAGCTGCAGCCGGGCGACATTCTCCTCTTCCACAATCCCGACGATCCCGAGAGAGGCTCGCACGTCGTCCTTTTCGGCGGCTGGACGGACTACACGCACAGCTATTACCTCGCGTACGAGCAGACCCGCCCGCACACCCGGAAACAGGCCACCCCGTACGCGTACTGGAGCAACTCGGACCGCTATGTGGCCTACCGGTACAAGGGGCTGACCGAGGGTATGAGCGGCGCGGGCGCGGCCTCGTCGGACGCGCAGAACACCGGCTACCCGGGGGACGCGTACTTCGGCCCCGGCGCGAACAACGCATACGTCACCCAACTGGGCCGCCTCCTCGTGGACCGGGGCGCGGGCCGCTTCTACGCCACGGGCCCGGGACCGCGCTGGTCGGACGCGGACCGGCAGGCCACCCGGGCGTTCCAGCGGGCGCAGGGCTGGGCCGGAGCGGAGGCGGACGGGCTCCCGGGGCCCGAGACGTGGTCGTACCTGGTGGGGAAGAAGGGCAAGGACATTCCGGGCGCGGCGACGGGTGACTCCGAGGCCGAGGGGTCTCCCGGGACGAAGGGTTCCGCGGAGGGTTCCACGGATACCTCGGGCGCCTCCTCGCACGGGGTGTCCGGCTATCCGGGGCGCGCGATGTTCCGGCCGGGTGCGCACAACGCGTACGTCACCCGGCTCGGAAAGCAGCTGATGAAGAAAGGGTTCGGCAAGTACTACACAACGGGTCCCGGACCGCGCTGGGGCGAGGCGGACCGGCGCAACGTCGAGGCGTTCCAGCGTTCCCAGGGCTGGCGCGGCGGCGCGGCGGACGGTTATCCGGGGCCGGAGACATGGCGGCGGCTCTTCTCCTGA
- a CDS encoding class F sortase, with amino-acid sequence MSERERSSGSGRLITGVAWVVLLLGLWLWGREATDLRQGISAPTTTGDIAAVGRPPEVRLPPAVKPLGSARPQRIDIPSMGVQAPVVARGLDAQGAIDPPPFDQPGVVGWYAAGAKPGAAGTALFVGHVDTETRPAVFYKLSTVRPGESVRVIRDDGTVAEFTVDDVQVLPRDDFDAQQAYGVRKSGRAELRLITCGGTFDRASRTYTANVIVSAYLTGSGL; translated from the coding sequence ATGTCCGAACGGGAGCGTTCCTCCGGCAGCGGGCGCCTGATCACCGGTGTCGCCTGGGTCGTGCTGCTGCTCGGGCTGTGGCTGTGGGGCCGCGAGGCGACGGATCTGCGCCAGGGGATATCGGCGCCGACCACGACGGGGGACATCGCGGCCGTCGGACGGCCGCCGGAGGTGCGACTGCCGCCCGCGGTGAAGCCGCTGGGCAGCGCGCGGCCGCAGCGCATCGACATCCCGTCGATGGGGGTGCAGGCACCCGTCGTGGCCCGCGGGCTCGACGCGCAGGGCGCGATCGATCCGCCGCCGTTCGACCAGCCCGGCGTGGTCGGCTGGTACGCGGCCGGGGCGAAACCGGGGGCCGCCGGGACCGCGCTGTTCGTGGGGCACGTGGACACCGAGACCCGGCCCGCGGTCTTCTACAAGCTCAGCACGGTTCGGCCGGGCGAGAGCGTCCGCGTGATCCGCGACGACGGGACGGTCGCCGAGTTCACCGTGGACGACGTCCAAGTGCTCCCGCGCGACGACTTCGACGCCCAACAGGCGTACGGCGTACGCAAGTCGGGGCGGGCCGAGCTGCGGCTCATCACCTGCGGCGGCACGTTCGACCGCGCGAGCCGCACCTATACGGCGAACGTGATCGTGTCGGCGTACCTCACCGGAAGCGGATTGTGA
- a CDS encoding 2-aminoethylphosphonate ABC transporter substrate-binding protein, producing MPRNTRLRPIAAVLGSLALASSLTACGGDSAASDAKVVTVYSADGLKGENGDGWYDQVFKDFEKETGIKVKYVEGGSGEMVQRAVREKTNPQADVLVTLPPFIQQADGKGLLQKYAPKGSDQVDGADKAADATWTSVVNNYFGFVYNKKELEQAPTTWDELLDGKYKNKLQYSTPGVAGDGTAVLIKAIHDFGGKEPALAYLKKLQANNVGPSASTGKLAPKVDKGELLVANGDVQMNYAQSKDMPNLGIWFPQATDKAADAAGKPTTFALPYAAGLVTKAPHSENGRKLLDFMLSAKAQQQVSEIGGGFSARKDVKATDANAIALTKLMGGVEIFEPDWADIDENLQSYVEDWKSATGS from the coding sequence CTCAGGCCGATCGCCGCCGTCCTCGGCAGCCTGGCCCTCGCCTCCTCCCTCACAGCCTGCGGCGGCGACTCCGCCGCCTCCGACGCCAAGGTCGTCACCGTCTACAGCGCGGACGGCCTCAAGGGCGAGAACGGCGACGGCTGGTACGACCAGGTCTTCAAGGACTTCGAGAAGGAGACCGGGATCAAGGTCAAGTACGTGGAGGGGGGTTCGGGCGAGATGGTCCAGCGGGCCGTCCGCGAGAAGACCAACCCGCAGGCCGACGTCCTCGTCACGCTGCCGCCGTTCATCCAGCAGGCCGACGGCAAGGGGCTGCTGCAGAAGTACGCCCCGAAGGGCTCCGACCAGGTCGACGGCGCCGACAAGGCGGCCGACGCCACCTGGACCTCCGTCGTCAACAACTACTTCGGCTTCGTCTACAACAAGAAGGAGCTCGAGCAGGCGCCCACCACCTGGGACGAGCTGCTCGACGGGAAGTACAAGAACAAGCTCCAGTACTCCACCCCCGGTGTCGCCGGCGACGGAACCGCCGTGCTCATCAAGGCGATCCACGACTTCGGCGGCAAGGAGCCGGCGCTGGCCTACCTGAAGAAGCTCCAGGCCAACAACGTCGGCCCGTCCGCCTCCACCGGCAAGCTCGCCCCCAAGGTCGACAAGGGCGAACTCCTCGTCGCGAACGGCGACGTCCAGATGAACTACGCGCAGTCCAAGGACATGCCGAACCTGGGCATCTGGTTCCCGCAGGCCACCGACAAGGCCGCCGACGCCGCCGGAAAGCCCACCACCTTCGCCCTCCCCTACGCCGCGGGGCTCGTCACCAAGGCCCCGCACTCGGAGAACGGCAGGAAGCTCCTCGACTTCATGCTCTCCGCCAAGGCCCAGCAGCAGGTCAGCGAGATCGGCGGCGGCTTCTCCGCCCGCAAGGACGTCAAGGCCACCGACGCGAACGCCATCGCCCTGACCAAGCTCATGGGCGGCGTCGAGATCTTCGAGCCGGACTGGGCCGACATCGACGAGAACCTCCAGTCGTACGTCGAGGACTGGAAGTCGGCCACCGGCAGCTGA